The genomic segment TAAAATTATGTTTAAACAGGATATTTTACAATTAGCAAAGGGGGTCAGGGATTTTTTGCCAAAAGAAAAAATTGCCAGAGAAAAAATTATTGATACTTTAAAAAATGTTTTTGAAATTTTTGGCTATTCTCCAATAGAAACTCCCATTTTTGAGAGATTTTCTTTATTTTCTTTTAAACACATTCAAGGAGAGGAAGCAGATATTTTAAAAGAATCTTTTACATTTCAAGATAATGGCAAGCGAAAATTAATTTTAAGAACAGAACTTACCATTCCTTTTGCTCGTTTTATTGGTATGAATCAAAATTTGAAAATGCCTTTTAAGCGTTATCAAATTGGGCAAATTTTTAGAGATGGGCCGATTAAATTGGGGCGATATAGAGAGTTTTGGCAATGTGATGTTGATGTTGTTGGAATAAAAAATGAAATAATTGATGCGGAAATTATTGAGTTGGCATTAAATGTATTTAAAAAATTAAATTTAGATATTGAAATAAAAATTAATAATAGGAAAATACTTAATGCTATTTTGGATCAAATTAAAATTCCAGAAACAATACAAGATCAGATTATTATTTCTATTGATAAATTAGATAAAATTGGCAAAAAAAGTGTGATAAAAGAATTAGAAAAAAAGGGATTATTAATTCAAGATATTAATAAAATTTTAGAATTAATTAATATTGACGGGAAAAATAACCAGGAAAAAATAGATCATTTAAAAAAAATATTAATTAATCAAGAGGGTTTGTT from the Candidatus Kuenenbacteria bacterium HGW-Kuenenbacteria-1 genome contains:
- the hisS gene encoding histidine--tRNA ligase; the protein is MFKQDILQLAKGVRDFLPKEKIAREKIIDTLKNVFEIFGYSPIETPIFERFSLFSFKHIQGEEADILKESFTFQDNGKRKLILRTELTIPFARFIGMNQNLKMPFKRYQIGQIFRDGPIKLGRYREFWQCDVDVVGIKNEIIDAEIIELALNVFKKLNLDIEIKINNRKILNAILDQIKIPETIQDQIIISIDKLDKIGKKSVIKELEKKGLLIQDINKILELINIDGKNNQEKIDHLKKILINQEGLLEIEKTLSYLDDTSDVIFLPSLARGLAYYTGNVFEIFLKDKSKISGSLAAGGRYDKMIGKFLNSEKEIPAIGISFGLEPIFDALKIFQKINKKTVVEILFVPIGEQNIQPGLKIIKELRAKGYKVDVDYLFRSPSKALQYANDMNIEKVLLFGDVEREKNEVCLKNMQTGKQENVKISNL